A window of the Egibacter rhizosphaerae genome harbors these coding sequences:
- a CDS encoding sensory rhodopsin transducer, with protein MTERAHPTGSRCWLVPDAFLPGASGRGAISHEAVCVLNTGSEAARLRLTFYFEDREPDQSRELVVEGRRTWHIRLDDAGALGLELPVDTPFAYQVDSDEPVTVQHSRLDTSHGGYTLATTAAIPGR; from the coding sequence ATGACTGAGCGCGCGCACCCGACGGGCAGTCGATGTTGGCTGGTGCCGGACGCCTTCCTGCCTGGCGCCTCCGGACGCGGAGCCATCAGCCACGAGGCCGTCTGCGTGCTCAACACGGGCAGTGAGGCCGCGCGGCTCCGCCTCACGTTCTACTTCGAGGACCGCGAGCCTGACCAGAGTCGCGAGTTGGTGGTGGAGGGGCGTCGTACCTGGCACATCCGCCTCGACGACGCTGGTGCGCTCGGGCTGGAGCTACCGGTCGACACGCCGTTCGCGTATCAGGTCGACAGCGACGAGCCGGTCACGGTCCAGCACTCGCGGCTCGACACGTCCCACGGCGGCTACACCCTCGCGACGACCGCGGCGATCCCCGGGCGCTGA
- a CDS encoding quaternary amine ABC transporter ATP-binding protein, translating to MSAIRANGLFKVFGSHPERAVEPLQAGEDRDEVYERTGQFAAVVDATFTVEPGQLFVVMGLSGSGKSTLVRMVNRLLDATAGTCEIDGTDIASLNDHDLRDLRSRRISMVFQSFALFPHRTVLENVGYGLEVRRIDREERDRRANEALEMVGLEGWGERKPHQLSGGMRQRVGLARALATDADIMLMDEPFSALDPLIRRDIQGQLLELQSTLQKTIIFITHDLNEAMRLGDRIAVMKAGAIVQNDEPEKILNNPANDYVADFIQDVDRSRILTAGTVAVDPIETLSPRHGPKVGMLQLRERQAQGLYVVDHGRKLVGAVRDQDLAEAANRGDATLEGVVHTEYEVVSPDTALSDVLEIAANQELPVAVVDDAGELVGVLPRALLLSSLTTPAEHQTNSGEGTAPSGAVEPEGAPSAQ from the coding sequence ATGAGTGCGATCAGAGCCAACGGGCTCTTCAAGGTGTTCGGGTCCCACCCCGAGCGCGCCGTGGAGCCGTTGCAGGCGGGCGAGGATCGCGACGAGGTCTACGAGAGGACCGGCCAGTTCGCTGCTGTCGTCGACGCGACCTTCACCGTGGAACCGGGCCAGCTCTTCGTCGTGATGGGCCTGTCCGGCTCCGGCAAGTCGACCCTCGTGCGGATGGTGAACCGCCTGCTCGACGCGACCGCCGGCACGTGCGAGATCGACGGCACCGATATCGCGAGCCTGAACGATCACGACCTGCGCGATCTGCGGTCCCGCCGCATCAGCATGGTGTTCCAGAGCTTCGCGCTGTTCCCGCACCGCACCGTCCTCGAGAACGTCGGCTATGGGCTCGAGGTGCGCCGGATCGACCGTGAGGAGCGGGATCGACGCGCCAACGAGGCCCTCGAGATGGTCGGTCTCGAGGGCTGGGGAGAGCGCAAGCCGCACCAGCTGTCGGGCGGGATGCGCCAGCGAGTCGGTCTGGCCCGCGCCCTCGCGACCGACGCGGACATCATGCTCATGGACGAGCCGTTCAGCGCGCTCGATCCGCTGATCCGGCGGGACATCCAGGGTCAGCTGCTCGAGCTGCAGAGCACTCTCCAGAAGACGATCATCTTCATCACGCACGACCTGAACGAGGCCATGCGCCTCGGTGACCGGATCGCGGTAATGAAGGCCGGGGCGATCGTCCAGAACGACGAGCCCGAGAAGATCCTGAACAACCCCGCGAACGACTACGTCGCGGATTTCATCCAGGACGTCGACCGCTCTCGGATCCTCACCGCCGGGACCGTCGCGGTCGATCCCATCGAGACGCTCTCTCCGCGACACGGCCCCAAGGTCGGCATGCTCCAGCTGCGCGAGCGCCAGGCCCAGGGACTCTACGTCGTCGACCATGGCCGGAAGCTCGTGGGTGCGGTCCGCGACCAGGACCTCGCGGAGGCCGCGAACCGCGGTGACGCCACCCTCGAAGGGGTCGTTCACACCGAATACGAGGTCGTCTCACCGGACACCGCACTGTCGGACGTGCTCGAGATCGCGGCCAACCAGGAGCTGCCGGTGGCGGTCGTCGACGATGCCGGGGAGCTCGTCGGCGTCCTGCCCCGCGCGCTGCTGTTGTCGTCCCTCACGACCCCGGCCGAGCACCAGACCAACAGCGGAGAGGGGACTGCACCCAGCGGCGCGGTCGAACCGGAAGGGGCCCCCAGTGCTCAGTGA
- a CDS encoding inorganic phosphate transporter, with product MTDPLGLVFLVAALGFVVLNGVNDGGALVAASLKTPVLRPLTVIGLICATLALVPALGAAAVAGTLADGLVPADPSTRRTLLAAGLAACLLVVGLLNRRGLPTSLTLALVGGVVGAGVGAGESVEWSRVGVVVLVGIAAPFVGGALGLALRGLGAIPRSRVRSAHVVTVAGQALAYAANDGQKTYAAMAAATLAPVGAGVAPPVWMLVVVPVLFGVGAALGVRRARGTLAGGGVLRTRPRDEVAAEAASAVAVLGSSAVGAPVSMTQSIVGSLVGAGLTRGRRHVRWRAAGRLVLAWVLTLPSSALAGVVLGAMLGLL from the coding sequence GTGACCGACCCGCTCGGGCTCGTCTTCCTGGTGGCTGCGCTCGGCTTCGTGGTCCTGAACGGCGTCAACGATGGGGGCGCCCTGGTCGCCGCATCGCTGAAGACCCCGGTGCTGCGCCCGCTCACCGTCATCGGGCTGATCTGCGCGACCCTGGCGCTGGTCCCCGCGCTCGGGGCCGCCGCGGTCGCGGGGACCCTGGCCGACGGCCTCGTCCCTGCTGACCCCTCGACCCGTCGGACGTTGCTGGCCGCCGGGTTGGCGGCCTGTCTGCTGGTCGTCGGGCTCTTGAACCGCAGAGGCCTGCCGACGAGCCTCACCCTCGCGCTCGTCGGCGGTGTTGTCGGCGCCGGCGTCGGGGCGGGGGAGAGCGTGGAGTGGTCCCGGGTCGGTGTCGTCGTGTTGGTCGGGATCGCGGCGCCGTTCGTCGGCGGTGCCCTCGGGTTGGCGCTGCGCGGGCTCGGGGCGATCCCGAGATCGAGGGTGCGCAGCGCGCACGTCGTGACCGTGGCCGGTCAGGCGCTCGCCTACGCGGCCAACGACGGGCAGAAGACCTATGCGGCCATGGCGGCCGCGACGCTGGCGCCGGTGGGGGCAGGTGTGGCGCCGCCGGTGTGGATGCTCGTCGTCGTGCCGGTGCTCTTCGGCGTGGGTGCGGCGCTCGGCGTACGGCGAGCGCGCGGGACCCTCGCGGGAGGTGGGGTCCTGCGCACCCGCCCTCGCGACGAGGTCGCCGCGGAGGCCGCCTCGGCGGTCGCGGTGCTCGGCAGCTCCGCGGTCGGCGCGCCGGTCAGCATGACGCAATCGATCGTCGGCTCCCTGGTGGGTGCGGGCCTCACGCGCGGGCGGCGGCACGTGCGCTGGCGAGCTGCGGGGCGGCTGGTGCTCGCGTGGGTGCTGACGCTGCCCTCCAGCGCGCTGGCGGGTGTCGTGCTGGGCGCGATGCTGGGGCTCCTCTGA
- a CDS encoding LacI family DNA-binding transcriptional regulator, with protein MRSSSIHDVARRAGVSVGTVSNVLNHPELVAAATRGRVESAMSELGYVLNGSARNLRTGRSNIIGLVVLDVRNPFFTEVARGAEDAANEHGYAVMLCNSDDSEDKEAHYLRELEQQRAMGALITPVSTSPELLDAMVARGLRAVLLDHPSPTGERCSVAVDDVRGGELAAAHLLEQGHETLAVINGPRSIQQCEDRREGVRRAVAIAGGDPDTDVVELEIESLNAPGGEAAATQLVEHRPSPTGVVCVNDLVALGALRGLRSHGYDVPGDVSIIGYDDVEFASALRVPLTTVRQPKYRLGRAAAELLLEETGDPDHTHQQVLFYPELIVRESSAPATART; from the coding sequence GTGCGGTCCTCCAGCATCCACGACGTCGCCCGCCGCGCGGGCGTTTCGGTCGGCACGGTCTCGAACGTGCTCAACCATCCCGAGCTGGTCGCCGCTGCGACGCGCGGGCGGGTCGAGTCGGCGATGAGCGAGCTCGGGTACGTGCTGAACGGCTCGGCCCGGAACCTGCGCACCGGCCGCAGCAACATCATCGGGCTCGTGGTCCTCGACGTGCGCAACCCGTTCTTCACCGAGGTGGCCCGAGGCGCCGAGGACGCCGCCAACGAGCACGGGTACGCGGTCATGCTGTGCAACTCCGACGACAGTGAGGACAAGGAGGCGCACTACCTCCGCGAGCTCGAACAGCAACGCGCGATGGGGGCCCTGATCACCCCTGTGAGCACGTCGCCGGAGCTGCTCGATGCCATGGTGGCCCGGGGTCTGCGCGCCGTGCTCCTCGACCATCCGAGCCCCACCGGGGAGCGCTGCTCGGTCGCCGTCGATGACGTGCGCGGTGGCGAACTGGCCGCCGCTCACCTACTCGAGCAGGGCCACGAGACCCTGGCCGTGATCAACGGGCCGCGCAGCATCCAGCAGTGCGAGGACCGACGCGAGGGCGTGCGCCGTGCCGTCGCCATCGCCGGCGGCGACCCGGACACGGACGTCGTCGAGCTCGAGATCGAGTCCCTCAACGCACCGGGGGGTGAGGCCGCCGCCACCCAGCTCGTGGAGCACCGCCCCTCGCCGACCGGGGTGGTGTGCGTGAACGACCTCGTCGCGCTCGGGGCGCTGCGAGGGCTGCGCAGCCACGGTTACGACGTCCCCGGCGACGTGTCGATCATCGGGTACGACGACGTGGAGTTCGCCTCGGCGCTGCGCGTGCCGCTGACCACGGTGCGCCAGCCGAAGTACCGGCTGGGGCGCGCGGCCGCGGAGTTGCTCCTCGAGGAAACCGGCGACCCCGACCACACCCACCAGCAGGTGCTGTTCTACCCCGAGTTGATCGTGCGCGAGTCCAGCGCCCCGGCCACTGCGCGCACCTGA
- a CDS encoding cell wall-binding repeat-containing protein, which produces MGSSDRVAPGATSWRRYAVALAAAAVALGLLLPAAAADEHDDDDNGDGGDQVEVNLAAINDYHGRLTPEGASFVPEDVFRLEGADRVATAVDVSQHVYDDAEAVVLARADEFADALAGAPLASAADAPILLTRTGEVPSETLDEIDRLGADAAYLLGGSAAISDDAADEVEQAEVDTTRLDGPTRFETAIAIAEAMGEELGVDAFSDAYVVEGLNPDEFRGWPDAMAISALAAYEQRPILLAEQDGVPEATAEGATALEVETATLVGGSAALGNEVDADFEDLGIALADRLEGDDRYATSVAVAEAAADAGMDETQPWLVTGLNWPDGVTSGAAAAEAGAIPVLVHGEDRGASEASADWISETFEARESLGVIGGQAAIADDVVAEDVGGAAYLGAHIDAFREAHEHTYMVDAGDLVGGTPVLSSYFNDVPTVEIMNEIGLDVQTVGNHEFDAGQEELLWRRDGGEYPGDPEDFPLDREHEGQDFVTLSTNVVHEDTGDALTQPYHVAEFGDASVGFLGVTTESTDEVVHPDGIDGLEFLGEAEAVADAVPDLQAEDPDAIVVLMHEGGRQAGGMNECIEPEGALVPIMDEMDEAVDLMVTGHTHQTYVCDEAFDDTLVTQANEYGNLFTEISLSIEPGEGVVDSSAENQLVHHHVEPDPEVQAQIDDWEDIGEDIFAEVVGQSEVEIPRTTRVEESAQGNLATDALTYVHDVDFAFQNSGGLRADMTHDDDMEDGRYNIRLEYILDVWPFGNETELVEITGAQLEEYLNHGVSEVGGGRFIQVSGLRIEYDIVDESGDFPQGEVHTVEYWDHRSEEDGTPVDLSADATYQVATNDFMVAGGDGYPVLTDDVYSLQNPLELDVERYVRENSPVAPEVEGRIVESPAE; this is translated from the coding sequence ATGGGTTCGTCCGACAGAGTCGCTCCAGGGGCGACTTCCTGGCGACGCTACGCGGTGGCGCTGGCTGCCGCCGCCGTGGCACTCGGGTTGCTGTTACCCGCGGCCGCGGCAGATGAGCACGATGACGACGACAACGGGGACGGCGGGGATCAGGTCGAGGTCAATCTCGCGGCGATCAACGACTACCACGGGCGTCTCACGCCCGAGGGCGCGAGCTTTGTGCCAGAGGACGTGTTTCGCCTCGAGGGCGCGGACCGAGTCGCCACGGCCGTCGACGTGTCGCAGCACGTGTACGACGACGCCGAGGCGGTGGTATTGGCGCGGGCGGACGAGTTCGCGGACGCATTGGCCGGCGCACCGCTGGCCTCGGCAGCGGACGCGCCGATCCTGCTGACCCGTACCGGCGAGGTGCCGTCCGAGACCCTCGACGAGATCGACCGCCTGGGGGCGGACGCGGCGTACCTACTCGGGGGCAGCGCGGCAATCAGCGACGACGCCGCCGACGAGGTCGAGCAGGCGGAGGTTGACACGACACGTCTGGACGGCCCGACGCGCTTCGAGACCGCGATCGCGATCGCCGAGGCGATGGGCGAGGAACTCGGCGTCGACGCGTTCAGCGACGCGTACGTCGTCGAGGGGCTGAACCCCGACGAGTTCCGAGGCTGGCCGGACGCGATGGCGATCTCGGCGCTCGCGGCGTACGAGCAGCGACCGATCCTGCTCGCCGAGCAGGACGGGGTGCCGGAGGCCACCGCGGAGGGCGCGACCGCGCTCGAGGTCGAGACTGCCACGCTGGTAGGGGGTTCGGCGGCTCTCGGCAACGAGGTCGACGCCGATTTCGAGGACCTCGGCATCGCCCTGGCCGATCGGCTGGAGGGCGACGACCGCTACGCGACGAGCGTGGCCGTGGCCGAGGCCGCTGCCGACGCCGGCATGGACGAGACCCAGCCATGGCTGGTGACCGGCCTGAATTGGCCCGATGGCGTCACCTCGGGGGCCGCGGCGGCCGAGGCGGGCGCTATTCCCGTGTTGGTGCACGGTGAGGACCGCGGTGCGTCCGAGGCCAGTGCCGACTGGATCTCCGAGACGTTCGAGGCACGCGAATCGCTCGGCGTCATCGGTGGTCAGGCCGCCATCGCCGACGATGTCGTGGCCGAGGACGTCGGCGGCGCCGCCTACCTGGGGGCGCACATCGACGCGTTCCGCGAGGCGCACGAGCACACGTACATGGTGGACGCCGGCGACCTCGTCGGCGGCACGCCGGTCCTGTCGAGCTACTTCAACGACGTCCCGACCGTCGAGATCATGAACGAGATCGGCCTCGACGTGCAGACGGTCGGCAACCACGAGTTCGACGCCGGGCAGGAGGAACTCCTGTGGCGCCGTGACGGCGGCGAGTACCCGGGTGACCCCGAGGACTTCCCGCTCGACCGCGAGCACGAGGGCCAAGACTTCGTGACGCTGTCGACGAACGTCGTGCACGAGGACACCGGGGATGCCTTGACGCAGCCGTACCACGTCGCCGAGTTCGGCGACGCGAGCGTCGGGTTCCTCGGTGTCACGACCGAGAGCACCGACGAGGTCGTCCACCCCGACGGCATCGATGGTCTCGAGTTCCTCGGCGAGGCAGAGGCGGTGGCCGACGCGGTGCCGGACCTGCAGGCGGAGGACCCGGACGCGATCGTCGTGCTCATGCACGAGGGCGGTCGCCAGGCCGGCGGCATGAACGAGTGCATCGAGCCCGAGGGCGCGCTCGTGCCGATCATGGACGAGATGGATGAGGCCGTGGACCTCATGGTCACCGGTCACACCCACCAGACGTACGTCTGCGACGAGGCATTCGACGACACGCTCGTCACTCAGGCGAACGAGTACGGCAACTTGTTCACGGAGATCTCGCTCAGTATCGAGCCTGGCGAGGGCGTCGTGGACTCGTCGGCCGAGAACCAGCTCGTCCACCATCACGTCGAGCCCGATCCCGAAGTGCAGGCACAGATTGACGATTGGGAGGACATCGGCGAGGACATCTTCGCCGAGGTCGTCGGCCAGTCCGAGGTGGAGATCCCGAGGACGACGCGCGTGGAGGAGTCGGCGCAGGGCAACCTCGCGACCGACGCGCTCACCTACGTCCACGACGTCGACTTCGCGTTCCAGAACTCGGGAGGGCTCCGCGCCGACATGACCCACGACGACGACATGGAGGACGGCCGCTACAACATCAGGCTCGAGTACATTCTCGACGTCTGGCCGTTCGGCAACGAGACCGAGCTCGTCGAGATCACCGGCGCCCAGCTCGAGGAGTACCTCAACCACGGGGTGAGTGAGGTCGGCGGTGGCCGCTTCATTCAGGTCTCGGGCCTGCGGATCGAGTACGACATCGTCGACGAGTCCGGGGACTTCCCCCAGGGCGAGGTCCACACGGTCGAGTACTGGGACCACCGCTCCGAGGAGGACGGCACGCCGGTCGACCTGTCGGCCGACGCCACCTACCAGGTGGCGACGAACGACTTCATGGTCGCCGGCGGTGACGGCTACCCGGTCCTCACCGACGACGTCTACAGCCTCCAGAACCCCCTGGAACTCGACGTCGAGCGCTACGTCCGGGAGAACTCGCCGGTCGCTCCGGAGGTCGAGGGGCGGATCGTCGAGAGTCCCGCGGAGTAG
- a CDS encoding PD-(D/E)XK nuclease family protein, giving the protein MSAAVGEGAELPGIELAREPYITVWPSRLAELDRCGRAYRNRYVLGLRGEEAPSHPALELGLAVHRELEKRHTAPGRHDEPEPILEHDPQTLEAVARFVAAHRTVCPGGPQGDAAYRGGERTLGWRFTDERVLLLATIDAVWERPDGTIELRDYKTGGLAPDPTEDPAAAVHALLGRLTWPDRPLRVVYERLAHDPVLAAVDVDEEVVAGAARRVRHHAATLRAGDLPARPGPVCEPCPWRSTCPASVATGA; this is encoded by the coding sequence ATGAGCGCGGCGGTCGGAGAGGGCGCCGAGCTGCCGGGTATCGAGCTCGCGCGAGAGCCCTACATCACCGTGTGGCCCTCGCGCCTGGCCGAGCTGGATCGTTGCGGGCGCGCGTACCGCAACCGCTACGTCCTGGGTCTGCGGGGCGAGGAGGCGCCCTCCCACCCCGCCCTCGAGCTCGGCCTCGCGGTGCACCGCGAACTGGAGAAGCGCCACACGGCGCCGGGCCGTCACGACGAGCCCGAGCCCATCCTCGAGCACGACCCGCAGACCCTCGAGGCCGTCGCCCGGTTCGTCGCCGCGCATCGGACCGTCTGCCCCGGCGGACCGCAGGGCGACGCCGCATACCGCGGCGGCGAGCGCACGCTGGGCTGGCGCTTCACCGACGAGCGCGTGCTGCTGCTCGCCACCATCGATGCGGTCTGGGAGCGCCCCGACGGCACGATCGAGCTCCGCGACTACAAGACCGGCGGCCTGGCCCCGGACCCCACCGAGGATCCGGCCGCAGCGGTGCACGCACTGCTCGGACGGCTGACCTGGCCCGACCGGCCGCTGCGCGTGGTGTACGAACGGCTCGCCCACGACCCGGTCCTCGCGGCCGTCGACGTCGACGAGGAGGTCGTGGCGGGGGCGGCCCGTCGGGTGCGCCACCACGCGGCCACGCTGCGGGCGGGGGACCTGCCCGCGCGCCCCGGCCCGGTGTGCGAGCCGTGCCCCTGGCGGTCGACCTGCCCGGCATCGGTGGCCACCGGAGCGTAG
- a CDS encoding EAL domain-containing protein codes for MTMDPVGANGSSAGDAGGRVRAFSDDGAADGTPPDLGGLSVAVLEHMRVAVIVTDAQLDEPGPRIVYANPMFAEMTGHAPEDVVGHSPRFLQTDGTDPADLARLREGLERARPVRTVVENERADGSRFWVELDITAVCDGRGRVTNFLATQRDVTAREKQQRHLASVAEQRRLAIEAGRLGTWQYLVQDDVFRHDRVCAQMFDGDPDGPPLTIEDCLQAVHPVDRTALSTALYRVAEQGGSYERTFRVQHHDGSARWVLERARAAPGAHGRIERIDGVVMDVSDRQDAAQRVVETLDSVSDGYISFDREWRFTHVNRSTERAFGLPREELEGRLLWEAFPGLIGTDFEYYYLKAAETGEPQVFEAHFEPWGRWFEERVFPHERGVAVFFVDITERVDREVEQRRLFDAERTAREAAEAAQAELAHAAAHDDLTGLLNRGAFERRVDEFRGLGEGAPVLLFFDLDHFKIVNDSLGHRVGDGLLCEIASRLRAHLSSDALACRFGGDEFIVALTEVSVNRALEIGEQLRTALRAPYEVQGRTVTISASVGVAPSEPGERAATIIRNADAALFAAKRRGRDQSAVYDEALHHDALERLDLEQDLRQACERGEFALHYQPIFRLADGRRSCAEALVRWHHPRRGLLAAGAFIGTAEESGLAGVIGESVLEEACRTLVAHRHRGNGFRRVWINVSPDELTSSEFVDHVSDRLRTHGVRSGELGIELTERTLVRDPETVTAQLDRLHGLGVCIAIDDFGTGYSSMSALQHHPIDVLKVDRAFVGQLDQRNGQAIVGAIIQLAHALGASASAEGVEYASQWTQLRALGCDTAAGYLLGRPQALDTPMPDAYSPE; via the coding sequence ATGACAATGGATCCTGTAGGAGCGAACGGATCGTCTGCGGGGGACGCGGGCGGTCGGGTTCGCGCGTTCAGCGATGACGGAGCGGCGGATGGGACGCCGCCCGACCTGGGCGGCCTGTCGGTCGCCGTGCTCGAGCACATGCGCGTCGCCGTGATCGTCACGGACGCCCAGCTCGACGAGCCCGGCCCCAGGATCGTGTACGCGAACCCGATGTTCGCGGAGATGACGGGCCACGCGCCCGAGGACGTCGTCGGGCACTCGCCGCGCTTCCTGCAGACCGACGGCACCGACCCCGCGGACCTGGCCCGCCTCCGCGAGGGGCTCGAGCGCGCCCGACCGGTGCGCACGGTCGTGGAGAACGAGCGTGCCGACGGCTCGCGCTTCTGGGTGGAGTTGGACATCACCGCCGTGTGCGATGGGAGAGGCCGGGTCACGAACTTCCTCGCGACGCAGCGGGACGTCACCGCCCGCGAGAAGCAGCAGCGCCACCTGGCGTCCGTGGCCGAGCAACGGCGGCTGGCGATCGAGGCCGGGCGGCTGGGTACGTGGCAGTACCTCGTTCAGGACGACGTCTTCAGGCACGACCGGGTCTGCGCGCAGATGTTCGACGGTGACCCCGACGGGCCGCCCCTCACCATCGAGGACTGCCTGCAGGCCGTGCACCCGGTCGACCGCACGGCGCTGAGCACCGCCCTGTATCGGGTTGCCGAGCAGGGCGGGTCGTACGAGCGGACGTTCCGCGTGCAGCATCACGACGGCTCGGCGCGCTGGGTGCTCGAACGGGCCCGCGCCGCGCCCGGCGCCCACGGGCGCATCGAGCGCATCGATGGCGTGGTCATGGACGTCTCCGACCGCCAGGACGCTGCGCAGCGCGTGGTCGAGACCCTCGACAGCGTGAGCGACGGCTACATCTCGTTCGACCGCGAGTGGCGGTTCACTCACGTGAACCGCAGTACCGAGAGGGCGTTCGGTCTCCCCCGGGAGGAGCTCGAGGGGCGGCTGCTGTGGGAGGCGTTCCCGGGCCTGATCGGCACGGACTTCGAGTACTACTACCTGAAGGCGGCCGAGACCGGGGAGCCGCAGGTGTTCGAGGCCCACTTCGAACCGTGGGGGCGCTGGTTCGAGGAGCGCGTCTTCCCCCACGAGCGCGGGGTGGCGGTCTTCTTCGTCGACATCACCGAGCGCGTCGACCGCGAGGTCGAGCAGCGCCGCCTCTTCGACGCCGAGCGCACGGCCCGGGAGGCCGCGGAGGCCGCGCAGGCCGAGCTCGCGCACGCCGCGGCCCACGATGACCTCACCGGGCTGTTGAACCGCGGCGCCTTCGAGCGACGGGTGGACGAGTTCCGCGGCCTTGGCGAGGGCGCGCCGGTGCTCCTGTTCTTCGACCTGGATCACTTCAAGATCGTGAACGACAGTCTCGGTCACCGCGTCGGGGACGGCCTGTTGTGCGAGATCGCGTCGCGATTGCGTGCGCATCTGTCGTCCGATGCGCTCGCGTGCCGGTTCGGGGGCGACGAGTTCATCGTGGCCCTCACGGAGGTGTCGGTGAACCGCGCGCTCGAGATCGGGGAGCAGCTTCGCACGGCGCTGCGCGCCCCGTACGAGGTTCAGGGTCGCACCGTCACGATCTCGGCCAGCGTCGGGGTCGCGCCCTCCGAACCGGGCGAGCGCGCCGCCACGATCATCCGCAACGCCGACGCCGCCCTGTTCGCCGCGAAGCGGCGCGGCCGCGACCAGTCAGCGGTCTACGACGAGGCGCTGCACCACGACGCGCTCGAGCGCCTCGACCTCGAGCAGGATCTTCGTCAGGCATGCGAGCGGGGCGAGTTCGCGCTGCACTACCAGCCGATCTTTCGGCTGGCCGACGGCCGACGCAGTTGTGCCGAGGCCCTGGTGCGCTGGCATCACCCGCGTCGCGGCCTGCTGGCCGCCGGGGCGTTCATCGGCACCGCCGAGGAGAGCGGGCTGGCGGGGGTGATCGGTGAGTCGGTGCTCGAGGAGGCGTGTCGCACCCTGGTGGCGCACCGGCACCGGGGCAACGGGTTCCGCCGGGTCTGGATCAACGTGTCCCCCGATGAGCTGACGAGCAGCGAGTTCGTCGACCACGTCAGCGACAGGCTGCGAACGCACGGGGTGCGGTCGGGCGAGCTGGGCATCGAGCTGACCGAGCGCACGCTCGTGCGCGATCCCGAAACCGTGACCGCGCAACTCGACCGTCTGCACGGTCTGGGCGTGTGCATCGCGATCGACGACTTCGGTACGGGCTATTCGTCGATGAGTGCGCTGCAGCACCATCCGATCGACGTGCTCAAGGTCGATCGTGCGTTCGTGGGGCAGCTCGACCAGCGGAACGGGCAGGCCATCGTCGGCGCGATCATCCAGCTCGCCCACGCCCTGGGGGCGAGCGCCTCGGCCGAGGGCGTCGAGTACGCCTCCCAATGGACACAGTTGCGCGCTCTCGGCTGCGACACCGCCGCCGGGTACCTGCTGGGGCGCCCCCAGGCGCTCGACACTCCGATGCCGGACGCCTACTCCCCGGAGTGA
- a CDS encoding DUF47 domain-containing protein, with amino-acid sequence MRWLRTLLRDLTGRRDGEFVGMLQGQVDCGISAAAWLRDAAAGDTGLDEALAEVRRVEAEADRTRDTLVAELNRSLTTPLDREDLMRLSRALDNVVDNLRDLADTLDAFRVSDPSGCVRPLDELWAGLNALHAVIGQLDGGSIAGLAAAARDAKRVSRVRVAFVEGLRELFTEPVTGDVLARRELLRRLDVVGLRLGEACDALADAALKRA; translated from the coding sequence ATGAGGTGGCTGCGCACGCTGCTGCGTGATCTGACGGGGCGACGCGACGGCGAGTTCGTCGGGATGCTGCAGGGCCAGGTCGACTGCGGGATCTCGGCGGCCGCGTGGCTCCGGGACGCGGCTGCGGGCGACACGGGCCTCGACGAGGCCCTCGCGGAGGTGCGCCGGGTCGAGGCCGAGGCCGACCGGACACGGGACACCCTCGTGGCGGAGCTGAACCGGTCGCTCACGACGCCGCTCGACCGTGAGGACCTGATGCGCCTGTCGCGGGCGCTCGACAACGTCGTCGACAACCTGCGGGACCTGGCGGATACACTCGACGCATTCCGGGTGAGTGACCCGAGCGGTTGTGTTCGGCCCCTCGACGAGCTCTGGGCGGGGCTCAACGCGCTGCATGCCGTGATCGGGCAGCTCGACGGGGGGTCGATCGCGGGACTGGCGGCCGCGGCGCGAGACGCGAAACGGGTCAGCCGGGTGCGCGTCGCTTTCGTGGAGGGGCTGCGGGAGCTGTTCACCGAGCCGGTCACCGGTGACGTGCTGGCCCGACGCGAGTTGCTGCGGCGCCTCGACGTGGTCGGGCTGCGCCTGGGGGAGGCCTGCGACGCGCTCGCCGACGCGGCCCTCAAGCGCGCGTAG
- a CDS encoding dodecin family protein, giving the protein MAENVYKVIELVGTSTESWERAAAAAVEKAGRSLRDLRVAEVVKLDMTIEDGGVAQFRAKVNVSFKYEA; this is encoded by the coding sequence ATGGCGGAGAACGTCTACAAGGTCATCGAGCTCGTCGGCACGAGCACCGAGTCCTGGGAGCGCGCCGCCGCCGCGGCAGTGGAGAAGGCTGGCCGCAGCCTGCGCGATCTGCGGGTGGCCGAGGTCGTGAAGCTCGACATGACCATCGAGGACGGCGGCGTCGCGCAGTTCCGCGCGAAGGTCAACGTCTCGTTCAAGTACGAGGCCTGA